Sequence from the Ancalomicrobiaceae bacterium S20 genome:
CGATCCCTCGGACTACAGCCGCATCAACCTGACCGACGACGCCGACACGATCGCGCAGAAGTTCCGCAAGGCGAAGACCGATCCGGAGCCGCTGCCGACCGAGGTGAAGGGCCTCGAAGGCCGCCCCGAGGCCGACAATCTGGTCGGCATCTACGCCGCGCTCTCGGGCGCGACGCCGGAGGCGATCCTCGCCGACTACGGCGCCGGCCAGTTCTCGCGCTTCAAGCAGGCGCTGACCGATCTCGCCGTCGACAAGCTCGGACCGGTCGGCGCCGAGATGAAGCGGCTGGTCGCCGATCCGGCCTATATCGACGCCGTGCTCAAGGACGGCGGCGAGCGTGCCAGCCTGCGCGCCCGCAAGGTGATGGACGATGTCAAGGACATCGTCGGCTTCCTGCGCTGAGGCCTCAACCTCCGAACCTGGTCCGGCGGAGCGCCGCTCCGCCGACCTCGCATCCGGGCCGACGCCGATTTCCTTCAAGACCGGCCGGCACGCGGTGCTAGACTGCCGGCCATGACCGGTCTGATCTGCCCCTCCCCCGTCTCGCAATCCGACGCGCTGGCGATGAACCCGCTCGGGGCGGACGAGGCCGCGCGGTTCTTCGTGGCGCCGCGGCTCGCCGGCCTCGATTGCCTGCGCGCGACCTACGTCACCCATGCCTACGCCCCGCACACCCACGACACCTATGTCGTCGGCACGATCGAGCGCGGTTGCGAGGCCTGGACGCTGCGCGGCGAGCGGCATTACGCCGGGCCGGGCGATCTGGTGTTCGTCAATCCGCTCGAGGTCCATGACGGCAGTCCGCATGCCGGCGGCTATTCCTATCGGACCACCTACCCGCCGGTCGCGGTGCTGCGTGAGATCGCCGAGGCGCTGACCGGGCAACGGCAGCTCGCGGATCCCTATTTTCCTGAAGCACGCGTGCACGATCCGCTGATCGCCGGGCTGTTCGCCTCCGCCCATGCGCAAGTCGAGGACGGCGACGATCCGTTCGGCGCGGAGGAGCGGTTGAACCGGGCCTATGCCGCCATGCTGGTGCGCCATGCCGGCATCCGGCCGGCGACGCTCGGCGTCGAGACCGGACCGGTCGCGCGGGCGCGGGCCCTGATCGAGGGCGCCTACGCGGGTGACCTGTCGCTCGACGCGCTCGCAGCGGAAGCCGGGCTCTCGACGCATCACCTGATCCGCGCCTTCCGCCGTGCCGTCGGCATGACGCCGCACGCCTATCTGGTCGATGTGCGCGTGCGCCGGGCCAAGGATCTGCTCCGGCGCGGCGAGACGCCGGCGGAGGTCGCCGCGACGGTCGGCTTCGCCGATCAGGCGCATCTGACGCGCGCCTTCAAGGCTCGCGTCGGCGTCGGTCCGGGGGCCTATCGCCGGGCGGCGGCGTGAAGGTTTCCCGCGGAGGAATCACGAGGCGATCCGGCGGCATTCTGGTTGGTAAGTCATAGGGTTATCCCCGCAAGCCCATGCTCGCACGGCGTTACACTCCGATGGTGTTCCCGATCGGAGTTCCGTCCCATGCGTGCTTACGACCTCGCCAAGTCCCTCTGCCCGAACGGGCGCCCGAACTACCTCGCCGCCTTCGCCGCCGGCGACGCGCTGCTCGCCGAGAAGCGGATCGACCGACCGCTCCGGCTGGCGCATTTCCTGGCCCAGGTGTTCCACGAGAGCGACGGCTTGACGGTCACCGTCGAGTCCGGCCGCTACACCGCGCAGAACCTCGCCGACATGTGGGACCGCAAGGTCTGGCGGCGCTATTTCGCCTCGCGCGAGGCGATGATCGCCATGGCCGCGCAGTGCCGGATCGACGGCGGCGAGCGGCTGTTCTCGATCGTCTATGGCGGCCGGATGGGCAATGGCGACGCGGCGACCGGCGACGGCTGGCGCTATCGGGGCCGCGGCCTGTTGCAGACCACCGGCAAGGACGCCTATCGGCGCTGTGGCGCGCTGTGCGGTGCCGACTTCGTCGCCGAGCCCGATCTCGTGCTCGACCCGCGCTATGCACTGGTGCCGGCCGCCGCAGAATGGGCCGAGGGCGGGTGCAACGCGGCCGCCGACCGCGACGATCTCGAGGCGGTCACGCGCGTTGTCAACGGCGGTACGATCGGCCTCGCCAGCCGCGCGCGCTGGCTCACGCGGGTGAAGCGGGCCATGGCGATCGGCTGAGCGGCGGGCGTGCGCGGGGCCGATTTTGTTCAAGACCGGGCCCCGCAACCGGGCCAGAGTGCGGACATGACAGACGCAATGCCTTCCCGGCCGACGGCCGCCGCCGAGATCCGACGCGCCGTGCTCGATCTGATGCCCGCGCTCGTCGCGGCGATGCCGCTCGCGCTTCTTTTCGGCGCGATCGGCACCTCGAAGGGCCTGTCGCCCTTCGAAGTCGCGCTGGCCTCGGCGACCATCTTCGCGGGCGGCGCCCAGATGGCGGCGATCGA
This genomic interval carries:
- a CDS encoding glycoside hydrolase family 19 protein, translated to MRAYDLAKSLCPNGRPNYLAAFAAGDALLAEKRIDRPLRLAHFLAQVFHESDGLTVTVESGRYTAQNLADMWDRKVWRRYFASREAMIAMAAQCRIDGGERLFSIVYGGRMGNGDAATGDGWRYRGRGLLQTTGKDAYRRCGALCGADFVAEPDLVLDPRYALVPAAAEWAEGGCNAAADRDDLEAVTRVVNGGTIGLASRARWLTRVKRAMAIG
- a CDS encoding AraC family transcriptional regulator → MTGLICPSPVSQSDALAMNPLGADEAARFFVAPRLAGLDCLRATYVTHAYAPHTHDTYVVGTIERGCEAWTLRGERHYAGPGDLVFVNPLEVHDGSPHAGGYSYRTTYPPVAVLREIAEALTGQRQLADPYFPEARVHDPLIAGLFASAHAQVEDGDDPFGAEERLNRAYAAMLVRHAGIRPATLGVETGPVARARALIEGAYAGDLSLDALAAEAGLSTHHLIRAFRRAVGMTPHAYLVDVRVRRAKDLLRRGETPAEVAATVGFADQAHLTRAFKARVGVGPGAYRRAAA